The following proteins come from a genomic window of Sorghum bicolor cultivar BTx623 chromosome 3, Sorghum_bicolor_NCBIv3, whole genome shotgun sequence:
- the LOC8079618 gene encoding uncharacterized protein LOC8079618 codes for MSSAGWKDIKHKYFLATGLVHEREQFNSKVQELKAEWRLCNSLRKSSGLGGSGYNVYADDDWWEKESKGKKALLKIRDGGMPDYLGQLDDMFAGWTVDGSTAYRPGTGAATNVIGVEDSDDEDAQHEGQADGATPASQGFATPASQGFATPGSQVHKRPSSTNSTASSPSKKTKSSNAKSWDSNQREANDIERQKVNLFGTILEMQQKKNQHQAQQSPMTKKQMVEQAYNIALGMGITAATRSSFLAVRKICRDEVDLAIFLSCTDDAARWIIIQENLPVEN; via the exons ATGAGCAGCGCTGGCTGGAAGGACATCAAGCACAAGTACTTCTTGGCTACTGGTTTAGTGCATGAGAGGGAACAGTTCAACAGTAAAGTGCAAGAACTCAAGGCCGAGTGGAGGTTATGCAATTCGTTGCGCAAGTCTTCTGGCCTGGGAGGTAGTGGCTACAATGTTTATGCTGATGATGACTGGTGGGAGAAAGAGAGCAAG GGCAAGAAGGCTTTGCTGAAAATAAGGGATGGAGGCATGCCTGACTACCTCGGGCAGCTTGATGACATGTTTGCTGGATGGACAGTTGATGGGTCTACTGCATACAGGCCTGGAACTGGTGCGGCAACCAATGTCATTGGAGTCGAGGACTCCGATGACGAGGATGCTCAGCATGAGGGACAGGCGGATGGTGCAACCCCTGCAAGTCAGGGATTTGCAACCCCTGCAAGTCAGGGATTTGCAACCCCTGGTAGCCAAGTACACAAAAGGCCTTCTAGCACTAATTCCACAGCCTCCAGCCCTAGCAAGAAAACTAAGAGCTCTAATGCTAAGTCTTGGGATAGCAACCAACGTGAGGCCAATGACATTGAAAGGCAAAAGGTAAACTTGTTTGGTACCATATTGGAGATGCAGCAAAAGAAGAATCAACATCAGGCACAGCAGTCCCCTATGACAAAGAAGCAGATGGTCGAGCAGGCATATAACATTGCATTGGGGATGGGAATTACTGCAGCTACCAGGAGTTCTTTCTTGGCTGTTAGGAAGATCTGCCGAGATGAAGTTGATCTGGCCATCTTCCTTTCTTGCACTGACGATGCTGCTAGGTGGATCATCATTCAAGAAAACCTCCCGGTGGAGAACTAG